One Telluria mixta DNA window includes the following coding sequences:
- a CDS encoding HDOD domain-containing protein: protein MGWISRLMGGSDGGASQSAATAAKAGEQKLEQARQLERIGHDIDAAYYRWLTGSARFDAAPDVENGILDEVRALAARPDDAAGLVPRVPEVIPQLLGSLGEEDVSTGDLSRLVVQDPVLVAEVIREANSAFYRPMTKVDTVGAAIKLLGQNGLRMVLARVAFRPVINMDSDGFARRVAPHVWEQSERCALAASLIAPGIPAGGFEAYLSGLMQNVGLIVAFRLCPDRAVPGSTGFSSQLLALGRQMSAGIARHWEFPAEVALAIEQAGAPDASNLARALAQGDRIAKLRLLIDAGAVTEDDALVTDGLDSFQRRCLGKLAHVES, encoded by the coding sequence GTTCGGACGGCGGCGCCAGCCAGTCCGCGGCGACGGCGGCCAAGGCCGGCGAGCAGAAACTGGAGCAGGCACGGCAGCTTGAGCGCATCGGCCACGACATCGATGCGGCCTATTACCGCTGGCTGACGGGCTCGGCCCGTTTCGACGCCGCTCCCGACGTGGAAAACGGTATCCTCGACGAGGTCCGCGCGCTCGCGGCCCGTCCGGACGATGCGGCCGGGCTCGTGCCGCGCGTCCCCGAAGTCATCCCCCAGCTGCTGGGCAGCCTGGGCGAGGAAGACGTGTCGACCGGCGACCTGTCGCGCCTCGTCGTGCAGGACCCCGTGCTCGTGGCGGAAGTGATCCGCGAGGCCAACAGCGCGTTCTATCGCCCCATGACGAAGGTCGACACGGTCGGCGCCGCGATCAAGCTGCTGGGGCAGAACGGCCTGCGCATGGTGCTGGCGCGCGTCGCGTTCCGGCCCGTCATCAACATGGACTCGGACGGTTTCGCGCGCCGGGTCGCGCCGCACGTGTGGGAACAGTCCGAGCGGTGCGCGCTGGCCGCGAGCCTGATCGCGCCGGGGATTCCCGCCGGTGGATTCGAAGCGTACCTTTCCGGCCTGATGCAGAACGTCGGCCTGATCGTCGCATTCCGCCTGTGCCCGGACCGCGCCGTGCCCGGTTCCACCGGGTTCAGCAGCCAGTTGCTCGCCCTGGGGCGGCAGATGTCGGCCGGCATCGCCCGCCACTGGGAATTCCCGGCGGAGGTCGCCCTTGCCATCGAACAGGCGGGCGCGCCGGACGCATCCAACCTCGCGCGGGCGCTCGCGCAGGGCGACCGCATCGCCAAGCTGCGGCTGCTGATCGATGCCGGCGCCGTGACGGAGGACGATGCCCTCGTCACGGATGGACTCGACAGCTTCCAGCGCCGTTGCCTCGGCAAGCTGGCTCACGTCGAAAGCTAA